The sequence ctttgGTAGGTGCTCTATACATtcaacaaatagacagacatGTGGGGATGACCCCACTTATCTGCAGTTCAGGAGAGTGACAGCAGTGGGAAAAGAGTTGTTCTTGtgtctggttgtttttgtgtgcagggaTCTGTAGCGCCTGCCAGAGGGGAGGAAGTTAAAGAGTGTGTGGGCAGGATATGTGGAGTCTTTGGTGATGGTCTCTGCCCGCTTAGGTCCCAGAGTACAAGTCCTGGAGGGGGGGCATtttgttcctcctctcctgcagctCAGTGACTGTCGAGCAGGACGACAGCAATATGTCATCGACTGGAGCAGAGGGAGGTGACTGGGAGCTCCTTAAGAGCATGAGCAGCTCATCCATCTTCTCCTCAAATGCGTCCATTCGCTGTGCCATGCGGTAATGGTTGTCCTTATTGCTATGGAAAAATGGATGGTGTTAGTTTTAGTTGGTAAATACATTATATACTTGCATATGTGAACAAATTAAGTGAGTCTTCTTACCTCTTATTTCCGTCTCCATGGCCAAGCCACCTCCCTCTGtacctgcactccaaaatctggcgctagttagccgatgctaccaacagctttttcaatggtggtgcttcggcatcgggctagccatgcaaataaatcactgttttacaccatttacgaggctcaatatatctccacacttcattggtagacttccgagggccctgacatttaaaacgagacattgagaactttgaaaaagcactggtagtttacttacaagacgatttatacagacagtatcttcacgaagtttagcgtttgcagccatcttgaatttagtcacgataagtcgagcgacgagtaagaacaagccaagatgggctatgagacatacgttcacactcggtatcatgtttcaacacactttaggtcaatatcacaccggaattctcctttaacattcaTTGGGTTTTGCTTGTTGGCGTTATCGCCCATTCAAGCTGCACAAGTATTGCCttgccatagtgtgtgtgtgtggttttgtgaatggttttgttggtgtttttaATTGTGCCTGTCATCCCCTCAGTATAATAGAAGTTTCTAGAGTATGACTGACTCATGTACATGACAGAGATGATGAGCCAGTATGTGTCATTTGAGCCATATGccagcttgtgtgtctgtgaacctCACAGACAAAAGGCAAGAGATTGATAAACCGTTATTGTGTTTTTATTGTATATTAGTGGTATGGTGATACAACATTAAATGTCCCATCAACAATAACATTAACACGTTAACAGATCCTAAATTTACACAATGGGCTGGtggttatgtaggcctatataatttATTCCAGTTAACAATTTGTGATTAGGCTACAGCGGCCAGTGATTCAATTTTGGACAGCGGTGAGTGACAGGCTACTGTAGGTTAACACTTTATGTCTTTATATGGGGAGAGATTGGGGGGGACATGTCCGCATCGAAGTCTATTATGATTACGGCCTTGTATTCAGGTAGccattattgggggccaagcagcgaagctgcgaggcaacccatagtgattctatgttttcttccctattattacgcttccgccattgaagtctatggcagcccatagaaccgactggtcaaaagttgtgaaatttggcacactgattggggacagtccaataattaatttcaccaagtttcatgccggcacctccagcgatctagcaccaccaacaggccaaagttggacgtgcgttcatgcacgtaacttttgactcgTATGACCAATTaccaaaaatgaggtatcgttgaaatccttggaccaagccgagttcaacgtcAACGTTCGACGTCAagttccgccatgatggattttccgccattttggattttttcaaaaacctttaaaaagaAACTTAGCAcacaacatcttcagaccaagccacacaaaagttatcaattttcatcttcggaactaaaaccgtttgcctgtaacagccaatcgaaatatgcggcgaagccgccaaacaggaagtgagctcatatctcagcaaccctttcatctgtcataaccaaacttagtacatgacTTATAACCTCATCAGTAGGGCACTCAAAAAatctgttgacctttgacctctagggggcgctgtaattagcgaaaatgcattttggcctgtagctgttgatgtgtttggaattaaaacatactagtggtgtctggtagtacttttggatgtccttaggctgacccaggccaacttgtgatgtcaacataattgattcggccgccatattggttttaatcaaaaacactaaaaagttttcacaggtcacaaatttcatctgattttcaccaaaattggcacagaccattttcagaccatgccttatgtGTTTAATTTTCTGGAacgattgacaaaagcattcgcccgtaacagccaatcgaaattggtggcaaagccgccaaacaggaaattaccttgtaactcagccaattttgggttgtttggcatggaacttgcggtgactgcttaatgctatataccTGATGCAACCGCATTGAGTTACATGGCAAatttggactgctgaactgactgcttggccccctcattgctgcttacAGCTATATTTATAgtagaattattgtctgtcataggtGATCAAGCATCCAGCTACATGTGAGCAGCAGTGTTTTAAAAAATCAAGACGAGCATACTTATTTTTTGACTAAAATATCAAGGCTGTAAATTACTGTTAAAAAATTTGGtctctttttaaaaatattttgaagCTAACAACCTGAATAATGTGCTTGTAACACATGACCCACTCTTTTGAAAACTATTGACCTTTCAGCATAGTTTTAATTACAGCATTATTAAAGCTTTTCAAAGAAAATGAATGCAGGTGTAAACTGGATGCTAAAGGAGAATACAATTCAGAAAATCATTAGGAGATGTTCATTacgataaataaacaaatgtagGCACTGTCACATTTCCAAGCTCAACACCAATATAAAATGTGATTTGACAAAACACTTTCACTTTATTCTGTCTTCATCTCCACCATTTTATTTCAGCCAACTTAAATCTGAAGGGCAGATGCAGTTGCTGTCAGACAAAGGCGAAATTGGGAATAAACTTAGCCTTTATAATTAACATTACAACAGCCTGTTATTTGTAATGAACTGAAGCAAGATCACTGTTACTGTAGCTTTATATGTAGAGGTAGTGACAGGTCATTCCAAATAAAATTCAACTATTGAAGCTATTGAAATTCAACTATTGAACCAACAACCATTAATTAAACAGTGACTTGGGAATCTGTACCAATGTTTAGATGTTTTTCTCCAACACAAAGTAAATGTACCTTGATTCTGTGCCATACTAACTGAATGGAGTGATAATAAAATGCATGTTAAAAAAATTAGCCATGGTTATGTTACATATCCCCGCCGAAAATACTACAGGCTAAAAACCCTTACAAAAAGACTCCAACATAGTTATAGTCAGATTATTCGTCTAGATCACATACAGTGCAAAACACAACTGGGCTACATGAGAATCACACACATCTGTGACACACGGAACGTTCGCTGTGTACTCTTAGTAGATCATAGTCAACATTCAGGTTGCAACACATAACATTCTGACAACATTACGGTAAGATTTAATATGTTCTTTTTCTTCAGTTTCTTCCTTTCTAATTTAAATGGTGTAATATAATGTGGAAGCGAGTATaactgtttgtgtgaatgtgactTTCATTCATACATGTGTACATGACTGGTTCAGCTTTGGCATGAGGTGTGGTGCTCTTTATATGGTGCACAAAGTTGATCACTTACAAGAAAAAGCTATACTGGAGACAAAGTATAGTTGTGGAGTATTTGCTTGCTGCATATAGTCTGACTCAACGTGATGTAGACTTCAAGCAGATGGAGGCATGTGACTTGTCATGTACAATATTACCAGGAAGTCAGAGGTTGTATAATGGCACAAAAGGCTATATCCCGATACCAATTGCTCAGATATAATATGATGCTTCAGCATCTGTTAAGGTCAGCATTACACACTGTATGTGGATGAAAGGCAACATGCTGCAAGAATATCTTTTCTCACGAATCAAAGTGATGCCGAGTTATTACGACAAAGAGCAACAATATTTGTGAGGCAAAGTTGGTGAGAAGCTTGAGCTCAAAATGATACAAAAACTTGTTGTAGTGCAAATAAAGTGAGTCCGGTGTTCAAAAATAAAGAGATGACCCTTTATGAGGGGGAATGAAAAAATGGTCTATAATAGTCTTTGCACTGACATTCTTATCCAACAGCCAACAGAGTTGCTTAATCTTTAGCATAATCATTGATCTAATGTATACTTTCTGTTTATTTCGGAAGCCTTTGAAAGGCTCACATGGCTAAAAAGAAAACCAGAGATCAGTCGAAAAGACAAAAAAGGCAGAGGGGTGATTGGGCTTCCAGACCTACTGAAAATATAGCCTCAGGCTGAATTCCCATAAGGACTTGAGGTTACAGGCAGGGGTGAAAAAAAACTTCCACAGGTCTCACCcgctttgacaaaaaaaaaaaaaaatgtcaatggtACATTTCCTTTGCTGAGGCATTTTCAAAAGTTACCTGTTATCACTGAACTTGGAACAGAAGGTCAAATGAATCAGGAAAAAGGCTGAAATACAAAAGCTGAGATAATTTTGATTGAAATAAGAAAATGAGAAATCCTGATGTATACAGACCCATCGGCTTGAGATTCATTTGACGTCTGATCCACAAGACAGATGCTCTTAGACCCTCATTAGACAAAATGGCTGAATGTGACAGacatgttttctttctttgtgttcATGGTGATTATTTCTTATTGGTCTTGGAAGACAAAATATGTCCACACTGTCCTGCCCTGGGTCCTGTTCTTCTTTAGTTAAGCATTAAAGGAATTGCAGGGACAGGCCTAACATCCATTCTGACTGTCTCCTCACGTCCCCTTGTCATTGCATAGTTATCCAACAAtctgagtattttttttctgacttCAGCTCACATACTGTAAATGTGCCATTTGGTCCTTTTTAACCTGCACTCTCCTTATGCTCAAAATTCCCTAGCCTACAATATTCTTACATCAAAATATCTATCTGCCCTTTCTTATGTACAtactaaagttttttttttctatgttcATTTTCaaatacatgtttttcttttgtatttCATTGTTTCAATCCATGTTACTCTCTGTCTCAACTGCTTTATGAAATATCTTCTCCAGAATGGCAGCTCTCCTCTCCATGGACAATCAGCACGGGGAAGAAGAATGCATCCTGATAGGCTGgtggtctctccctctctccttccctcccatcctctctatcctcctcttcctgctcaTTCTCCTGTCGCTCTTCATTCTCTTCGCTCACCTCATTcacttccccctcctcttcctcttcttcgtcGCCGTCACCCTCGAGCACTCCCCTACTCTCCTCGTCCTGCCTGGATCCCAAACCGAGgaagccccctcctcctcctccgtcctCTCCTCGTCCCCCCAGCCCCCCGCCCACGCTGCGCGAGTGGAACAGGGACGCCGGCCGCGAGGCCTGCAGCCGGCCGAGGGAGAAGCCGCTGCGGCTGAGCACCAGCCTCCCGGGCCCCGCTCCCGGCACGCCACCACcccccgccgccgccgccgccgtcgCTGCCACGCTGGCCCTCATCCCGGCCATGGTGCCCGTGAGCAGGGCCGCCGTGGGGCCCCGCAGCCTGGAGGGCAAGGAGGCGCTGCTGGTGGAGCGCCTGCAGCGGGGGCAGCTCTGCAGCAGGTAGGCCGAGGCGAACGCCACCGGGGCGGCCGGGGCTCCgttccctcctcctcccgccAGCGTTGGGGCTCCAGTTTGGGCCACGGCCGGGTTGGGGCCACTGGTGTCCAGGTCCATCAGCAGGGCCTCCGAGTAGCTGGGCACCATCTGCTGATTGCAGCGGATGTGCCACTCCAGCTCGGTCATGTCCACGGTGTTGACGCGAGAGATGGCTCTGTAGCTGGAGCCTCCGCCTCCGACGCTACCGTTCCTCTCGTTGTTGGCCGCCTCACTTCCTCCTCCGTCGCCGTCGCCCGACCGGGTCTCGTCGCGGTCGCCGAACAGCTTCTCCACGTGGTAATGCACGTAGGCGGTGCGGTACTCGGCCACGACGCGCAGCGGCCACGACAGCAGCACGGCGGAGGCCAGCCAGAAGACGGCGTGCCGCGCGAACCACGGCTGCCGCGCCGGGTCCAGGAAGGCCAGCATGTGCTCGCGGAAGTCCACGTTCTTCAGGTGCATGCCCTCGCGCGCCTCCATGTAGTCGTCCAGGCCCTCGTTGTCGCCGAAGAAGCGCGCGCGCTGCGTGAGGTAGGCGGCCTCCGCCCGCGCGCTGGCGAAACTGAAGCACTTGGTGAAGCGAAGGCGCACGGCCGGGTGCTCCATCAGGCCCCGCAGGTCCCTGGACACGTCGTTGACGCCGTAGCGGCCGTAGTCGAACTCCGAGGCGGCGGCGTGCGTGTTGACGCGCTCGTGGTACACCTGTGTGCTGGTGTAGGCGTCGCCGTTGCGGTAGCGCGTCACCTGCCGCGTGCGCCGCACGTAGTGGTAGCTGATAGCCTTCCACCAGATGCAGGGCGTGGCCTGCTGGAGCCTCTGCACGCGCTCGTACACCTCGGCCGTCTCCGCCTGCGCCAGCGTGGCCGTCTTCGAGTAGCAGTGCCAGCACTCCACCAGGTACACCACGTACAGCATGGCCAGGAAGGCCAGCGGGATGTAAACATAGCCGCTGGAGCACGGGCTGGTCATCCCGAGGTCGCCGTAGGCGTAGGGCGGCTCCGTGGGATCGTTGGAGTGGTCGAAGGGGGCGGCGGCGAAGGAGAACAAggacgaggaggacgaggaagacGGGAGGACGGGCACGGTGCAGAAGGCACACCAGCCCAGAGTGCCGAAGCAGCCGTACATCAGCAAGGTCAGCAGCAGGCACTTCCAATGCGACTCGCGACACAGAGACGCTAGCAGGGACTGCCTCACCGGACGTTGCTGCAGGGGAGAGGGTGGGAAACAGACGTGAGTGGATCAGGGGTGGATTTATAATGACCATTAAATAGATGGAAGGCAGATATCACGAAAACTGGGCAGAATAAATCTGATTCTGacagaacaaaaaaacattagTTTGTATTACAGCTTACTTCTTTTGCATATTCTCTGGTAGTTCATCCTATCAGACAACCATTAACAACGGCTATCACCAACATCTCTAATAAATCAAATAATGCAGTTTAATGATGTAGTTATCCTCATCAAATGGAAAATCCTCATCAGCTTCAATGGACTATATGCCACGAAAAACTATTTCAGCCAGCACATTTATATCCGGTGGAGCATCAGCAAAGGCATCCTCTGCTATTCTGCTCCTTTCATGTTCACTCCTACACTACACATCTTGTTTATGCCTAACAGTGCAACTCTTTATTCAACTTCTACACACGCATGAATCCTTAAACATTTTAACCTGCTCATTCATTAGGTGTAACACCCAACTGGGTCTGTGTGATGGTCAATTGGAAATGATCGTGCTGGCTGAAAAGCCTTCCAGGAAGTGTCTAGCATACTAATAAACaaattactattaatgcatcaCTGAAACTAATACAGAATGGTTATTATTAGTTAACAAAAAGTTGTTGAAAATGGGAAATGAGCAGGAAATTAGGGAAAGGGAAATGAGCAGGATTGGAATGTGGGATGCAGGAAATTAGAGAAGGAAGTAGTCCTAGTTAGTGATTCTCTCCAACAATAATATACTAATACAGGTGTGGGAATTCCAATGACTGTTCATCAGCTCGTTTCTAGTGAAGAGCCACAGGGCTAGGGTGGTGCAGGAGGTCGCAATGACACGCTCATTTCATATTCAGTTTGTGTATACTCTGAGGGTATTTGGTTATTAGATTATTCATTATAACAATGGACAATCTTAGTGAGGTGGCCACTGATGCATAGAAAGAAACACTATGTTAAAGGCTAAATATACTTTAGTAGGCCTTACGTACagggaaaggaaagagagaaagagtatgcTGGCTTGTGATTCTTTAGAGTTTCAGCTATAGCCAGCAAAAAGGTCCTGGCCATTGAAATAATGTGATGGACAGTTGTCCAGAAAAGCCAAACGCAGGGTATTCTCAGCATAAACTTTTCCGACTGACTCCGTTGTTCTCCAACATAAGTTTGGCATATAATCAAAGGATGCCTTCATCCCTGCCTTGGCCTGCAATGCACTGTTTTTTAGAGCACTGCCCATACACCCTGCTGTATCTCTGTCACCCAGTGAAGAGGAATTGGAGTCTGAGAGACATGCACCCATATGGACTGGGCCATCTGTGTGAAGGGCAAACTGCCGTGAGAGCCGAGGaaaacacacacggcacactGACTgcaccactgacacacacacggcacactaactgcaccactgacacacacacacacacacacacaggagcttaGCACTGAACAGTCCCAGTTTCTCTCTTTGTCGTCCCTTCCCTCTCctttctgcctgtctctatcAGCATTGATCTGCATGTAACAAGAGACAGAAGGTTAACTCAGCACCTCAGATtggcagagaaagagaatgacaaTGATAGACCCAGCaagatttgtatgtgtgcgttaTGGTGATGTGTCAGTATGGTAATGCAAAATGAGGAAATGTTTCCGAACATAAACGACTTAAAGCCATTGATCAAATAAAACTTGACAAGGTCATCTCGGGGAAACTGCAAGAATCTAGAATGTTCTTTGTTTTCACTCTTTTCCAACTAGTGTATGAATGTGCATCTAACTGCATCAGTGTTGCTGCTTGATCTGTCAGACACAGTATATGTCTATACTCAGCACAAACCTGGATCACTCTATGCATGGCAACTACTGTAATGTATAgaaaaaatgtactgtatggaCACACAAGCATGGACATGATGATGCCACAGCAGGTATTCTCACTATTCGTTGAAACTGATCTCCCAACACAATCTCAAATACAAGGTGAAAACACAGGCTACATAAAAAATCCCTGTAGCTTTTGTCCCCTCTGTTAAGATACAAGCATGACATTAAGAATTTGCACATTACCAG comes from Alosa sapidissima isolate fAloSap1 chromosome 18, fAloSap1.pri, whole genome shotgun sequence and encodes:
- the LOC121690417 gene encoding transmembrane protein 151A; amino-acid sequence: MQEVTVEGDDPILDGTNREVQRPVRQSLLASLCRESHWKCLLLTLLMYGCFGTLGWCAFCTVPVLPSSSSSSSLFSFAAAPFDHSNDPTEPPYAYGDLGMTSPCSSGYVYIPLAFLAMLYVVYLVECWHCYSKTATLAQAETAEVYERVQRLQQATPCIWWKAISYHYVRRTRQVTRYRNGDAYTSTQVYHERVNTHAAASEFDYGRYGVNDVSRDLRGLMEHPAVRLRFTKCFSFASARAEAAYLTQRARFFGDNEGLDDYMEAREGMHLKNVDFREHMLAFLDPARQPWFARHAVFWLASAVLLSWPLRVVAEYRTAYVHYHVEKLFGDRDETRSGDGDGGGSEAANNERNGSVGGGGSSYRAISRVNTVDMTELEWHIRCNQQMVPSYSEALLMDLDTSGPNPAVAQTGAPTLAGGGGNGAPAAPVAFASAYLLQSCPRCRRSTSSASLPSRLRGPTAALLTGTMAGMRASVAATAAAAAGGGGVPGAGPGRLVLSRSGFSLGRLQASRPASLFHSRSVGGGLGGRGEDGGGGGGFLGLGSRQDEESRGVLEGDGDEEEEEEGEVNEVSEENEERQENEQEEEDREDGREGERERPPAYQDAFFFPVLIVHGEESCHSGEDIS